One Saccharomyces kudriavzevii IFO 1802 strain IFO1802 genome assembly, chromosome: 4 genomic region harbors:
- the PCL2 gene encoding cyclin PCL2 (similar to Saccharomyces cerevisiae PCL9 (YDL179W) and PCL2 (YDL127W); ancestral locus Anc_7.289) — protein sequence MSNYEALLKFNRKTVSKEMVQYLASTTASIIKIKKTNSMIDIALPAPPLTKFINGLIKHSNVQTPTLMATSVYLAKLRSIIPSNVYGIETTRHRIFLGCLILAAKTLNDSSPLNKHWAEYTDGLLVLREVNTIERELLEYFDWDVTISTDDLITSLSPFLKPIKEEKLHKVQRDRHMLDVPSAQGKVMVNKSSLIHSRSSSNMSIPSLASTSTLSTLESRRSNLSNYSNRIQALPELSEPNCCGKDYSPRASNVDSKHNDKENKRPISTSKPFNFSKVRPVILKTGLDGPMINEDLRPKKSNWSTFFK from the coding sequence atgtcaaACTACGAAGCTTTGCTAAAATTTAACAGAAAGACCGTTTCTAAAGAGATGGTTCAATACCTAGCTTCGACCACTGCTTCCATtatcaaaatcaagaaaacgAATAGTATGATAGACATCGCACTGCCAGCTCCACCCTTGACTAAATTCATTAATGGGTTGATAAAGCATTCGAATGTCCAAACTCCCACTCTTATGGCCACCTCTGTATATTTGGCCAAACTAAGGTCCATAATACCGAGTAACGTCTATGGCATAGAGACCACAAGACATAGGATATTTCTGGGTTGTCTGATTTTGGCCGCAAAGACGTTGAATGATTCTTCTCCCCTTAACAAGCATTGGGCCGAATATACTGACGGTCTCCTTGTACTACGAGAGGTTAACACCATAGAAAGGGAATTACTAGAATACTTCGACTGGGATGTGACTATCTCGACAGACGATTTAATTACATCCCTGTCGCCATTCTTGAAGCCTATAAAGGAGGAAAAGTTGCACAAGGTACAAAGAGACCGTCACATGCTTGATGTTCCCTCTGCTCAAGGGAAAGTCATGGTTAACAAATCTTCCCTTATTCACTCACGTTCCTCGTCTAATATGTCTATCCCATCTTTGGCTTCCACCTCGACCTTGTCCACGCTGGAATCTAGAAGATCGAATTTGTCCAATTATAGCAACAGGATACAAGCCTTGCCCGAACTGAGTGAACCCAATTGCTGTGGCAAGGACTACTCTCCGCGAGCTTCTAATGTGGATTCCAAACACAACGACAAGGAAAACAAGAGGCCAATATCGACAAGTAAGCCATTTAATTTCAGCAAAGTACGACCCGTAATCTTGAAGACGGGGTTAGATGGACCGATGATAAACGAGGATTTAAgaccaaagaaatcaaattggtcaactttcttcaaatag
- the YFH1 gene encoding ferroxidase (similar to Saccharomyces cerevisiae YFH1 (YDL120W); ancestral locus Anc_2.309) translates to MFKRSLTSVVQIGVVLGRRSMITTARGRVKFYPVVANNMSRTVSIFQKRFVESSTDGQVVPQEVLNLSHEKYHEEADEYLNDLLDNLEELSEAHPNCIPDVELNHGVMTLEVPAFGTYVINKQPPNKQIWLASPLSGPNRFDLLNGEWVSLRNGTKLTDILTEEIEKAIAKSQ, encoded by the coding sequence ATGTTCAAGCGTTCTCTAACAAGTGTAGTTCAAATCGGTGTTGTACTCGGAAGAAGATCCATGATAACAACAGCAAGGGGACGTGTGAAATTTTATCCAGTGGTGGCAAATAATATGAGTCGTACTGTtagtatttttcagaagagGTTTGTGGAATCCTCGACAGACGGACAAGTTGTGCCTCAAGAAGTGTTAAACTTATCGCATGAAAAATACCACGAAGAGGCAGACGAATACTTGAACGATTTACTAGACAATCTAGAAGAGCTAAGTGAGGCTCACCCAAATTGCATACCTGATGTAGAATTGAACCATGGGGTAATGACATTGGAAGTACCGGCCTTTGGAACGTATGTAATAAACAAACAACCTCCGAATAAGCAAATTTGGCTAGCATCTCCGTTGTCCGGGCCTAACAGATTTGACCTTCTCAATGGGGAGTGGGTTTCGCTAAGAAACGGCACAAAGCTAACGGATATACTTACCGAAGAGATTGAGAAAGCTATCGCCAAGAGCCAATAA
- the SNA4 gene encoding Sna4p (similar to Saccharomyces cerevisiae SNA4 (YDL123W); ancestral locus Anc_7.282): protein MCCYCVCCTVSDFILYVIALFFPPVAVVFRSGPFSSDFLLNVLLTLLGFLPGMLHAFYYITVTSPLRNAEYVYYYQQGWVDSERNVPSSRPQNSEAIQDRHQQGNSSSNVYPNIQTPLLQGAAPHDNKQSTVESPPPYVP, encoded by the coding sequence ATGTGCTGCTACTGTGTTTGCTGTACGGTTTCTGACTTCATACTGTATGTCATCGCGCTTTTCTTCCCCCCGGTTGCAGTTGTGTTTCGTTCCGGACCTTTCTCATCtgatttccttttgaatGTGCTGCTAACGTTATTGGGATTCTTGCCTGGTATGTTGCATGCGTTCTACTACATCACGGTTACAAGTCCCCTAAGGAATGCAGAGTACGTCTACTATTACCAACAGGGCTGGGTGGATAGCGAGAGGAATGTTCCTTCGAGCAGGCCTCAGAACTCGGAGGCCATCCAAGACCGCCATCAGCAGGGAAACTCTTCCAGTAACGTGTATCCGAACATTCAAACTCCTCTGTTGCAGGGAGCTGCCCCTCACGACAACAAACAGTCTACCGTGGAATCCCCCCCACCATATGTACCATGA
- the VCX1 gene encoding Vcx1p (similar to Saccharomyces cerevisiae VCX1 (YDL128W); ancestral locus Anc_7.290), with the protein MDATTPLLRVADSHTTRNPKYTGWRAAMYDLEFILKASPLNFLLVFVPLGLIWGHFQLSHTLTFVFNFLAIIPLAAILANATEELADKAGNTVGGLLNATFGNAVELIVSIIALKKGQVRIVQASMLGSLLSNLLLVLGFCFIFGGYNRVQQTFNQTAAQTMSSLLAIACASLLIPAAFRATLPHGKGDHYIDGKILELSRGTSIVILIVYILFLYFQLGSHRALFEQQEEETDEVMSTISRQPHHSLSVKSSLVILLGTTVIISFCADFLVGTIDNVVESTGLSKTFIGLIVIPIVGNAAEHVTSVLVAMKDKMDLALGVAIGSSLQVALFVTPFMVLVGWMIDVPMTLNFSTFETTTLFIAVFLSNYLILDGESNWLEGVMSLAMYILIAMAFFYYPDEKTLDSIGKSL; encoded by the coding sequence ATGGATGCAACTACCCCACTATTGAGAGTTGCGGACAGCCATACAACCCGCAACCCAAAGTACACAGGATGGAGGGCTGCGATGTATGATTTAGAATTCATTTTGAAGGCGTCTCCTCTGAATTTTCTCCTAGTGTTCGTTCCCTTGGGTTTGATTTGGGGACATTTCCAATTATCTCACACATTAAcatttgttttcaatttcttggcaaTTATTCCATTAGCAGCTATCTTGGCTAATGCCACTGAGGAGTTGGCTGATAAGGCTGGTAACACGGTTGGAGGGCTTCTGAATGCCACTTTTGGTAACGCTGTGGAACTGATCGTTTCTATCATTGCCTTAAAGAAGGGTCAAGTGAGAATTGTACAGGCATCGATGTTAGGTAGTCTACTATCTAATCTACTACTAGTCCTTGGGTTCTGCTTTATATTCGGTGGGTACAATAGAGTCCAGCAAACTTTTAACCAGACTGCGGCACAAACAATGTCGTCACTACTTGCAATTGCATGTGCATCGTTGTTGATACCTGCTGCCTTCAGAGCCACTCTGCCACATGGCAAGGGCGATCATTACATTGATGGAAAGATTTTGGAACTTTCCAGGGGTACTTCCATTGTTATTCTTATCGTTTACATTCTATTCTTGTATTTCCAACTAGGCAGTCACCGTGCCCTATTTGAAcagcaagaagaagaaactgatGAAGTTATGAGCACCATTTCCCGGCAACCACATCACTCCTTGAGTGTTAAATCTTCGTTAGTGATCCTTCTAGGTACAACTGTCATCATTTCATTCTGTGCAGACTTTTTAGTCGGTACAATTGACAACGTAGTTGAATCTACCGGATTATCTAAGACGTTTATTGGTTTGATTGTCATCCCTATTGTGGGTAATGCTGCTGAACATGTTACTTCTGTCTTAGTAGCCATGAAGGACAAGATGGATCTAGCACTAGGTGTTGCCATCGGTTCCTCTTTACAAGTCGCCTTATTCGTTACACCGTTCATGGTCCTTGTAGGCTGGATGATTGATGTTCCAATGACGTTGAATTTCTCCACTTTTGAAACCACTACGCTATTTATCGCTGTTTTCCTATCCAATTATCTAATTCTCGACGGTGAATCTAACTGGCTGGAAGGTGTCATGTCTCTGGCTATGTACATCCTGATTGCAATGGCTTTCTTCTATTATCCGGATGAGAAAACCCTTGATTCTATCGGAAAAAGTTTATAA
- the EXP1 gene encoding Exp1p (similar to Saccharomyces cerevisiae YDL121C; ancestral locus Anc_2.308), with the protein MHLYGYIVLLIVVIVFIALLPLFSGIGTFKFTNPSSSATAQPKTDNLGKRRYLKNKLNHTNVLKFDLKDGEGTSGNDSTGVSSASKKFEIDSKTGLKRRVIGQYNRDPNDFDFDIDELINEDELDEQREEEKKLKKYSGKKNEAYEGFV; encoded by the coding sequence ATGCATCTATATGGGTACATTGTGCTTCTCATTGTCGTGATTGTTTTCATTGCATTATTACCGCTTTTTTCTGGTATCGGCACATTCAAATTTACTAATCCAAGCTCATCGGCAACAGCACAACCAAAAACAGACAACCTAGGTAAGAGGAgatatttgaagaataagCTCAATCATACTAATGTGTTAAAGTTCGATCTAAAGGACGGAGAGGGCACTTCTGGTAATGATAGTACGGGTGTGTCCTCTGCTtctaaaaaatttgaaatcgATTCAAAGACAGGTCTAAAAAGACGTGTGATTGGACAATACAACAGAGATCCAAacgattttgattttgatatcgatgaattgatcaatgaagatgaattaGACGAACAAagggaagaagaaaaaaagttgaagaagtatAGCGGTAAGAAAAATGAGGCTTACGAGGGATTCGTATGA
- the UBP1 gene encoding ubiquitin-specific protease UBP1 (similar to Saccharomyces cerevisiae UBP1 (YDL122W); ancestral locus Anc_2.307): MDLYIEGKINSLLQFLFGSRQDFLRNFKIWNSNNNNFSIYLLIFGVVVFFYKKPDHLKYIVDGISEMTTNFKNNNSLSRWLPRSKFTHLDEEILKRGGFIAGLVNDGNTCFMNSVLQSLASSRELMDFLDNNVIKTYEDIERSEQNKENNGNEREQDEDNHKTKSSRSGKVYGKHRKKLNRKLSSKEEEEENQEPDITFSVTLKDLLAALNDKYYRDKPYFKTNRLLKAMSKSPRKNILLGYDQEDAQEFFQNILAELESNVKSLNSETLDTTPTAKSDLPDDALVGQRDLDRVGTVYIPTEQIDPNSILHDKSIKNFTPYKLMTPLDGITAERIGCLQCGENGGIRYSVFSGLSLNLPNENIGSTLKLSQLLSDWSKPEIIEGVECNRCALTAAHSHLLGQLKQFEKKPDGSIPEKLINAVKERVHQIEQVLAKPVIDDDDYKKLHTANMVRKCSKSKQILISRPPPLLSIHINRSVFDPRTYTIRKNNSKVLFKSRLNLSPWCCDIDEINLDARLPMSKKEKVVQQESSEDENIGGEYYTKLHERFEQEFEDSEEEREYNDEKENYASHYASNKGNSNYDPLKDEADDLTSDDEDEYIEETDALGNTIRKRTIEHADEKNEHVIEDDEEALDSINNINHDKPKIDVEDQLEPSSDEDDVIPAPPINYARSFSTVPATPLTYSLRSVIVHYGTHNYGHYIAFRKYRGCWWRISDETVYVVDEAEVLSTPGVFMLFYEYDYDKETGEMKDDLEALPPNDEEGEEEEKEQGEAQEQEIQKGISGKDVN; the protein is encoded by the coding sequence aTGGACTTGTACATTGAAGGAAAGATAAACAGTTTATTGCAATTTTTATTTGGTTCCCGACAGGATTTTTTGAGGAATTTTAAAATTTGGAAcagcaacaataacaatttttcaatttatttattaatttttgGCGTagtagtatttttttataaaaaacCAGACCATCTGAAATACATTGTTGACGGCATTAGTGAAATGacaacaaatttcaaaaataataatagtcTTAGCCGTTGGTTGCCTAGGAGTAAGTTTACCCACTTGGACGAAGAGATCCTGAAAAGAGGTGGTTTTATTGCTGGCTTAGTTAATGATGGTAACACTTGCTTCATGAATTCCGTTTTACAATCATTGGCATCTTCCAGAGAATTGATGGACTTCTTGGATAATAATGTTATCAAGACCtatgaagatattgaacGTAGTgaacaaaacaaagaaaacaacgGAAACGAACGCGAACAAGATGAGGATAATCACAAGACGAAATCCAGCAGGAGTGGAAAAGTTTACGGCAAacatagaaaaaaattgaacagAAAACTAAGCTctaaagaggaagaagaagagaatcaAGAGCCTGATATTACATTTAGCGTCACTTTGAAGGATTTACTCGCTGCTTTGAACGATAAGTACTATAGGGATAAACCTTATTTCAAGACCAATAGGTTATTGAAAGCGATGTCCAAATCCCCTCGaaagaatattcttttgGGTTATGACCAAGAAGACGCacaagaatttttccagaatattTTGGCCGAATTGGAGAGCAACGTcaaatcattgaattcTGAAACGCTAGATACCACACCAACTGCCAAAAGCGACTTGCCTGATGATGCATTAGTGGGTCAGCGTGATCTTGACAGAGTTGGCACAGTCTATATTCCAACTGAGCAAATCGACCCTAATTCCATTTTGCATGATAAATccatcaaaaacttcacTCCTTATAAATTGATGACCCCTTTGGATGGTATCACTGCAGAAAGAATTGGTTGCTTACAGTGTGGTGAAAATGGTGGCATAAGATACTCTGTATTCTCAGGGTTGAGTTTAAATTTACctaatgaaaacattggATCCACTCTAAAGTTATCTCAGCTATTAAGCGACTGGAGTAAGCCTGAAATCATCGAAGGTGTAGAATGTAACCGTTGCGCCCTCACTGCTGCTCATTCTCATTTGTTGGGTCAGTTAAAacagtttgaaaagaaacctGACGGTTCTATTCCAGAAAAGTTGATTAACGCCGTCAAAGAGAGAGTACACCAAATTGAGCAAGTTCTTGCCAAGCCAGTTATTGACGACGATGATTACAAGAAATTGCACACGGCGAATATGGTCCGTAAATGCTCTAAATCTAAGCAGATCTTGATTTCAAGGCCACCACCATTGTTATCTATTCATATCAACAGATCTGTGTTCGATCCAAGAACTTATACGATCAGAAAAAACAATTCGAAAGTATTATTCAAGTCAAGGTTAAATCTTTCCCCGTGGTGTTGTGATATTGACGAGATCAATCTAGATGCTCGTCTACCGATgtcaaagaaggaaaaagttGTACAACAAGAATCGAGCgaagatgaaaacattgGTGGTGAATACTATACCAAATTGCATGAACGGTTTGAACAGGAATTTGAAGACAGtgaggaagaaagagaatacaacgatgaaaaagaaaactatgCATCTCATTACGCTTCTAACAAGGGTAATAGTAACTACGACCCCCTAAAAGATGAAGCCGATGACTTGACATCCGACGATGAGGATGAATAcattgaagaaactgaCGCCTTAGGAAACACCATCCGAAAGAGAACCATAGAGCATGCtgatgagaaaaatgaacacGTGatagaagatgatgaggaagCATTGGACAGCATCAACAATATAAACCATGataaaccaaaaattgatgTTGAGGACCAATTAGAACCGTCATCTGATGAGGATGATGTTATACCGGCTCCACCTATCAACTATGCCAGATCATTTTCTACTGTCCCCGCCACCCCCCTGACATATTCTCTGCGCTCAGTCATTGTCCATTACGGTACCCATAATTATGGTCATTACATTGCATTCAGAAAGTACAGGGGCTGTTGGTGGAGGATATCTGACGAGACTGTGTACGTTGTTGATGAAGCTGAAGTTCTTTCAACACCTGGTGTATTCATGCTATTTTACGAGTATGATTACGACAAAGAAACTGGGGAGATGAAAGACGATTTGGAAGCTCTCCCACCAAATGacgaagaaggagaagaggaagaaaaagagcaaGGAGAAGCACAGGAACAAGAGATCCAAAAGGGTATTTCTGGGAAAGATGTAAACTAA
- the HNT1 gene encoding adenosine 5'-monophosphoramidase (similar to Saccharomyces cerevisiae HNT1 (YDL125C); ancestral locus Anc_7.287) gives MSAPAALDAACIFCKIIKGEIPSFKLIETKYSYAFLDIQPTAEGHTLIIPKYHGAKLHDIPDEFLTDAMPIAKRLAKAMKLDTYNVLQNNGKIAHQEVDHVHFHLIPKRDEKSGLIVGWPAQESDFDKLGKLHKELLAKLEGSD, from the exons ATGTCTGCTCCTGCTGCCCTTGATGCTGCCTGCatattttgtaaaattatTAAAG GTGAAATTCcatctttcaaattgatCGAAACCAAGTACTCGTATGCGTTCTTGGACATCCAACCCACCGCTGAAGGCCATACCTTAATCATTCCTAAGTATCACGGTGCCAAATTACACGACATCCCAGACGAATTTCTTACTGATGCCATGCCAATTGCCAAGAGATTGGCCAAGGCGATGAAATTAGACACCTACAATGTCTTACAAAACAATGGTAAGATTGCGCACCAGGAAGTCGACCACGTGCACTTCCATTTGATTCCTAAGAGAGACGAGAAGAGCGGTTTGATTGTAGGCTGGCCAGCGCAAGAAAGTGACTTCGACAAGTTAGGTAAACTACACAAGGAATTGCTCGCCAAATTAGAAGGCTCTGATTAG
- the SKDI04G1220 gene encoding aldo-keto reductase superfamily protein (similar to Saccharomyces cerevisiae YDL124W; ancestral locus Anc_7.285), whose amino-acid sequence MSFHQKFIVLNNGNKIPAIAIIGTGTRWFKNVETDATFSNSLVEQIMYALELPGIVHIDAAEIYRTYPEVGKALSLTKKPRDEIFLTDKYSTQIKVSDSPAAGLEVSLKKMGTDYVDLYLLHSPFVSKEANGFTLEEAWKDMEQLYKAGKAKNIGVSNFAVKDLEKILKIAEVKPQVNQIEFSPFLQNQTPGIYKFCQDNNILLEAYSPLAPLQKKTAQDDSKPFFEYVKELSEKYFKSEAQIILRWVSKRGVLPVTTSSKPQRISDAQNLFSFDLTDEEVDEITELGLAHEPLRLYWNEVYDKYNYAAQKV is encoded by the coding sequence ATGTCATTTCaccaaaaatttattgttttgaaCAATGGAAACAAAATTCCTGCAATAGCCATCATCGGCACGGGCACTAGATGGTTCAAAAACGTTGAAACAGACGCCACTTTTTCCAACAGTTTAGTGGAACAGATTATGTACGCTCTGGAGCTGCCTGGTATTGTTCATATCGATGCAGCTGAGATTTACAGAACATATCCAGAAGTCGGAAAGGCACTCAGCCTCACCAAAAAACCGAGAGACGAAATATTCTTGACGGACAAGTACTCCACTCAGATCAAGGTGTCAGATTCTCCAGCCGCGGGACTAGaggtttctttgaaaaaaatgggcaCAGACTACGTTGATTTGTACCTCTTGCATAGTCCATTTGTCTCCAAAGAGGCGAACGGATTTACTCTGGAAGAGGCTTGGAAGGATATGGAGCAGCTGTACAAGGCGGGCAAGGCCAAAAACATTGGTGTTTCCAACTTTGCTGTAAAGGACTTGGAAaagatcttgaaaattgcGGAAGTCAAGCCTCAAGTGAATCAAATAGAATTCAGTCCCTTCTTGCAAAATCAAACGCCAGGAATCTACAAGTTTTGCCaagataataatatattgCTGGAAGCATACTCACCACTAGCACctttacaaaagaaaactgcACAGGATGACTCTAAACCATTTTTCGAATACGTGAAAGAGCtatctgaaaaatacttCAAGTCTGAAGCTCAGATTATCCTACGTTGGGTAAGCAAACGTGGCGTTTTACCTGTGACCACGTCTTCTAAGCCTCAAAGAATTTCTGACGCCCAAAATTTGTTCTCCTTTGATTTGACCGATGAGGAAGTTGACGAAATAACTGAGTTAGGTTTGGCACATGAGCCCTTGAGACTGTATTGGAATGAAGTGTATGATAAGTACAATTACGCTGCTCAAAAAGTATAA
- the CDC48 gene encoding AAA family ATPase CDC48 (similar to Saccharomyces cerevisiae CDC48 (YDL126C); ancestral locus Anc_7.288) yields MGEEHKPLLDASGVDPREEDKTATAILRRKKKDNMLLVDDAINDDNSVIAINSNTMDKLELFRGDTVLVKGKKRKDTVLIVLIDDELEDGACRINRVVRNNLRIRLGDLVTIHPCPDIKYATRISVLPIADSIEGITGNLFDVFLKPYFVEAYRPVRKGDHFVVRGGMRQVEFKVVDVEPEEYAVVAQDTIIHWEGEPINREDEENNMNEVGYDDIGGCRKQMAQIREMVELPLRHPQLFKAIGIKPPRGVLMYGPPGTGKTLMARAVANETGAFFFLINGPEVMSKMAGESESNLRKAFEEAEKNAPAIIFIDEIDSIAPKRDKTNGEVERRVVSQLLTLMDGMKARSNVVVIAATNRPNSIDPALRRFGRFDREVDIGIPDATGRLEVLRIHTKNMKLADDVDLEALAAETHGYVGADIASLCSEAAMQQIREKMDLIDLDEDEIDAEVLDSLGVTMDNFRFALGNSNPSALRETVVESVNVTWDDVGGLDEIKEELKETVEYPVLHPDQYTKFGLSPSKGVLFYGPPGTGKTLLAKAVATEVSANFISVKGPELLSMWYGESESNIRDIFDKARAAAPTVVFLDELDSIAKARGGSLGDAGGASDRVVNQLLTEMDGMNAKKNVFVIGATNRPDQIDPAILRPGRLDQLIYVPLPDENARLSILNAQLRKTPLEPGLELTAIAKATQGFSGADLLYIVQRAAKYAIKDSIEAHKQHEAEKEVKAEGEDVDMTDEGAKAEQEPEVDPVPYITKEHFSEAMKTAKRSVSDAELRRYEAYSQQMKASRGQFSNFNFNDAPLGTTGTDNANTNNSAPSGAGAAFGANAEEDDDLYS; encoded by the coding sequence ATGGGTGAAGAACACAAGCCACTTTTGGACGCCTCCGGTGTCGACCCTCGTGAAGAGGATAAAACCGCCACTGCCATTCtgagaagaaagaagaaggataaCATGCTGCTGGTCGACGATGCTATCAATGACGACAACTCTGTCATTGCCATCAACTCCAACACCATGGACAAGTTGGAATTGTTCCGTGGTGATACCGTTCTTGTAAAGGGTAAGAAGAGAAAGGACACGGTGTTAATCGTTTTGATCgatgatgaattggaaGACGGAGCATGTAGGATAAACCGTGTGGTTCGTAACAATTTACGCATCAGATTGGGTGATTTGGTTACGATTCATCCTTGCCCTGACATCAAGTACGCCACCAGAATTTCCGTGCTACCAATTGCTGATTCTATCGAAGGTATTACCGGTAATCTTTTCGATGTTTTCTTGAAGCCTTACTTTGTGGAAGCGTATAGACCAGTTAGAAAAGGAGATCATTTTGTTGTCCGGGGTGGTATGAGACAAGTCGAATTCAAAGTCGTAGATGTCGAGCCTGAAGAATATGCCGTTGTGGCTCAAGATACCATCATCCACTGGGAAGGTGAGCCAATCAACAGGGAAGACGAGGAAAATAACATGAATGAAGTCGGCTACGACGATATTGGTGGCTGTCGTAAGCAGATGGCTCAAATCAGAGAAATGGTCGAATTGCCATTGAGACATCCTCAATTGTTCAAAGCCATTGGGATCAAGCCGCCAAGAGGTGTGTTGATGTATGGTCCACCTGGTACAGGTAAAACATTGATGGCAAGGGCCGTTGCTAATGAAACTggtgctttctttttcttaatcAATGGTCCAGAAGTTATGTCCAAGATGGCTGGTGAATCTGAATCTAATCTGAGGAAGGCCTTcgaagaagctgaaaagAATGCTCCAgctattattttcattgacGAAATCGACTCCATTGCTCCAAAGAGAGACAAAACTAATGGTGAAGTTGAAAGAAGAGTTGTTTCTCAATTGTTGACTTTGATGGACGGTATGAAGGCAAGATCTAATGTTGTTGTCATCGCTGCAACCAACAGACCAAACTCCATTGATCCTGCCCTAAGAAGATTCGGTAGATTCGATCGTGAAGTGGACATCGGTATTCCAGATGCTACCGGTAGACTAGAAGTTCTGCGTATTCATaccaagaatatgaaacTGGCTGATGACGTTGACTTGGAAGCCTTGGCCGCAGAAACACATGGTTATGTTGGTGCCGATATCGCTTCTTTGTGTTCTGAAGCTGCTATGCAACAAATCcgtgaaaaaatggactTGATAGATTTAGATGAAGACGAAATTGACGCAGAAGTACTTGATTCTTTAGGAGTCACTATGGACAATTTCAGATTTGCTCTAGGTAACTCCAACCCATCTGCATTGCGTGAAACTGTTGTTGAAAGCGTCAATGTCACTTGGGATGATGTTGGTGGTCTAGATGAGATTAAGGAGGAATTGAAGGAGACCGTTGAATACCCAGTCTTACATCCAGATCAATACACCAAGTTTGGTCTATCTCCATCAAAGGGTGTGCTGTTTTATGGCCCACCAGGTACAGGTAAAACTTTGCTGGCTAAAGCCGTGGCTACTGAAGTTTCTGCCAACTTTATTTCAGTCAAAGGTCCAGAACTATTGAGCATGTGGTATGGTGAGTCAGAATCTAATATTCGTGATATTTTCGATAAGGCAAGAGCCGCTGCGCCAACTGTCGTCTTTTTGGATGAATTGGATTCCATTGCTAAGGCAAGAGGTGGTTCTTTGGGTGATGCAGGTGGTGCTTCTGATAGAGTTGTTAATCAATTACTGACAGAAATGGATGGTATGAATGCCAAGAAGAATGTTTTCGTGATCGGTGCCACCAACAGACCAGATCAAATCGACCCTGCTATTTTGAGACCCGGGAGATTAGATCAACTGATTTATGTTCCATTACCAGATGAAAATGCTAGATTATCTATTTTAAACGCCCAATTGAGGAAAACGCCATTAGAACCAGGTTTAGAATTAACTGCGATTGCTAAAGCTACTCAAGGTTTTTCAGGTGCCGATTTATTGTACATTGTACAGAGGGCTGCCAAATACGCCATCAAGGACTCTATCGAAGCTCACAAACAACACGAAGCTGAAAAGGAGGTCAAAGCAGAGGGTGAAGATGTGGATATGACAGATGAGGGAGCAAAGGCTGAACAAGAGCCAGAAGTAGACCCTGTTCCATACATCACAAAGGaacatttttcagaagCTATGAAGACTGCCAAACGTTCTGTCTCAGATGCTGAATTGCGTCGTTATGAAGCATATTCCCAACAAATGAAGGCATCTAGAGGTCAATTCAGTAATTTCAACTTTAACGATGCTCCATTAGGTACTACTGGTACGGACAATGCTAACACAAATAATAGTGCTCCAAGTGGGGCGGGCGCGGCATTCGGTGCTAATGcggaagaagatgacgatttGTATAGTTAG